A region of the Deinococcus budaensis genome:
AAGCCGTCTGGGCGGGCGGCGGCGGCATGTTCTCCTGAAGCCGCCCGGGGCGCTCCAGCACCGCCGAACGCAGGGTGCCGTCGGGGTTCCAGCCGATGCGCCAGCCAGCCGGGTAGATCTCGGTCTTCCAGGCGGCGTCGGCCTCGGCCTGGGTGATCTGCCCGTCCTCCACCATGCGGCCCAGCAGGTCCTTCATCAGGGGGCGGTACCCCTTGAAGTCCTTGTAGCGCTTGTTGGGCGCGGGAACCAGGGTGGTGAGGTACACGCTTTCCGCGAGGTTGAGTTCGGAGGCGTCTTTCTTGAAGTACGCCCGCGCCGCTGTCCCCGCCCCGATCACGTCGCGTTGCCCGCCGTCGCCCCAGTAGATGACGTTGAGGTAGGCGCTGAGAATCTGGTCCTTGCTGAAATTGCGCTCCAGCTGGTAGGCCAGCACCGCTTCCTTGAACTTGCGCTCGGCGGTGCGCGCGCTTTGCAGGTCGGAAAGCAGCGTGTTTTTAACGACCTGCTGGGTGATGGACGAGCCGCCCTCGAGGTCGTTCCTGAGCACCCCCTTGATCAGCCCGCGCGCGATGCCCTGGTAGTCCACCCCGTGGTGGTCGAAAAACCGGCGGTCCTCGCTGGTCACGATGGCCTTGCGCAGCCAGGGGCTGATCTCGTTCAGCTTCAGCAGGTCGCGGTTCACGCTGCCGCCGCTGCTGAGGCTGGGCGTCAGGGTGCCGACCAGTTCACCCTTGCGGTCATAGACCCGCGTCTGCCCGCTGAGTTCCAGCACGTCGAGGGTCTGCACGCTGGGCAGGTCGCGCCCCCAGGTCCACCACAGGCCGCCCGCGCCCGCCGCTCCCAAGAGCAGAAGCGCGCCCAGGCCAGTAAAAAACCGCATGGCGCTCATGGTAGCGGCCTTTGATGTGACGCCCGGGGGGACGGGTCACGGTCGGCAGGCAGGAAAGGGGGTCGCATCTCACCTGTCAGGGTAGGGGGGCCGGGGGAAAGCGTCATCCGCCCTAAGCATGAGGGGCGGGGGTTGGAGGGGGGTTAAGGCCGGGTCCTGACGCCGAGGCTGGGGAGGGAGGCTTCAGCGCAAGGCACGCCGGACCTTCTCCAGCCTCTCGTCCGTCCGGGCGAGGTCGGGCAGGATGTGGCGCTCCAGCACGGCCAGATTGGCCTCGTCCTCCTCGGGACGGGTGTTGCCGCGCAGGATCATCCGCACGTCCACGGCGAGGTCTTCGAGCACGCGGCGGGTGAAGTAGAAGCCCAGCACATCCGGGTCCAGGGCCACCCGCTGGCCCCGCGCCTCCTCGTAGGCGGGCAGCACCTCGGACAGCCGGGCGTGCAGCATCCACAGGTCGTGCTCGGGCGGGGCGAGCCGGGCCGTCTCCCAGTCGATCAGCCACAGCCCCCCCGCCGCGTCCCGCATCACGTTGCCGCCGTGGGCGTCCGTGTGGCAGACCACGAACCGGTGGGGCCGGGTCCGCGCCGCGCTTTGAAATGTCCGGGCCTGGTGCAGCAGGCGCCCAAGCTCCTCCCGGTGGGGCCGCAGCAGGTCCCGCAGGGCACGCAGGCCGGGATGGTCGCCGGGACCGACTCCCTCCAGCGAGCGCAGGTCGGCCAGCAACCCGGCCTCGAAAGGCAGTCCGAAATCTTCAGGGGGTACGGGCAGGTCACGCACCCGCGCGGTGATCTGCGCCGTCCCGGCGTGCAGCCGCCCCAGCAGCGGCGCGAGTTCCGGGACTGCCGCCGTCCAACTCGCCCCCAGGTTGGCCGCGTCGATCCACTCGTACAGCGCGGCGGCGTGCTCGCCCACCGATGCCAGGTCAGCTCCGGCACGGGTCGGCACCAGCCGGGGCACCCACGTCAGCACTCCCGTCTCCCGCAGGGTCCGCAGCAGCGGCACCTCCGCCCGTACCCGCCCCAGCAGGTCCAGGCCATACGGCGTGTTCGGCAGCACCTTGAGAAACCAGCGACCCTGCGGCCCCTCGGCGCGGTAGGCGGGGGCCGTACCGGCTGGCAGGAAAGTCAGCGTATGCAGCTCCAGGCCGTAGTGTTCGCGCACCGCCCGCAGCAGCGAGGCGTGGGCGATCAAGGGTTCAGCGGCCACCGGCTTTTCCCGACGCGCGGCCCGGCCTCTGCCTCACAGCAGCCGCCCTTCCTCCCCTTCCCCCGGGTCCGGCGCCTGCACCGGCACCCCGCGCGCGTTGAGCGCCTCGCGCAGCATCGGGATGTTCTTCAGGGCGTGGCCCTTGGTCGTGTTCTGAAAGAAGACGTACAGCTCGGACAAATCACCCTCGACCAGCGCGATCTTCTCGGCCCACTCGTCCATCTCGGCGCGGGTGTAGAGGTAGTCGTGGCG
Encoded here:
- a CDS encoding phosphotransferase, which gives rise to MAAEPLIAHASLLRAVREHYGLELHTLTFLPAGTAPAYRAEGPQGRWFLKVLPNTPYGLDLLGRVRAEVPLLRTLRETGVLTWVPRLVPTRAGADLASVGEHAAALYEWIDAANLGASWTAAVPELAPLLGRLHAGTAQITARVRDLPVPPEDFGLPFEAGLLADLRSLEGVGPGDHPGLRALRDLLRPHREELGRLLHQARTFQSAARTRPHRFVVCHTDAHGGNVMRDAAGGLWLIDWETARLAPPEHDLWMLHARLSEVLPAYEEARGQRVALDPDVLGFYFTRRVLEDLAVDVRMILRGNTRPEEDEANLAVLERHILPDLARTDERLEKVRRALR